The sequence TCCACTTGCTTTTCCTTATCCTGCGAGTGGCGGGTCTCACGGTCGTACTGGTCCTGGATATCGTTGTGCTCGTTTAAAACCTTGCGATAGACCTCCCTGACGCGCGGTTCGAAGTTTTTGTGGTTGAGGCCTTTGATTTCTGCCAATGCCTTCCTAAGCTTGCGGGCATAGACTTCGGCAATGTCGAAATGGAGCTGCTCGTGATTAAGCAAATAACTGCTGTGGGTGTTGGCAGTCCACGAACGGTTCTTTTCAAACAAACAGGACACCGTGAATTTCACCTCCTGGTTTTCCATCCTTGACCTTAAATCAATAATCACCTGGGTGACTGATTCTACCCCAATGGGACGCAGCGGATCGATCGCTCCCTGGAAGTCCTCCCAGCTCAGCCTGTAACCGGCTTCCCACGAAATCACAGGTTCTGAAGGGCCCCGAAATGCCAGCAGCAATAGCAGGAAGAAAAAGGCAGTCAATTTTCTCATAAGCTGGAAATTCTTTTTCAGTAAGGGTATAACAAAATCTGAAAGTGTTTTATTATGCCAACGCAAATTTTATTCCATTTTAAAAAATGGCTTTTCTCAAAGGTTAGACGATAAACTTAAACCATTGCGGGTCAATAGCTTGACTATACCAGGATAATAGTTAATACGGAGTTTATTCGGTTTAAACCGAATAAACTCCGTATTAACCATGACTGAAACCTGATGAGGATTCCTTCCTGAAAAGGAAGAAAGAAAAGGCCCTGATTCTGTCTTTCATAAGGTTGCTCATCCAGGATAGGCCCTTGTTTTGAGGTCATTTATTTAAAAATATTCATTGGGTTTAATGTTTAATGATATGTAATTCAGTCGTTAAGGTTGGTAGTTATAACTTTGGCACGGGTTTTGATATTTTCAGGACGAAGCAATAAAGCTTCTATAAAACACACAGTCATGAAAAAGTTCATCTTCACCTCGATCATCGCCTTCCTGCTTGCAGGGGCGAGCACCCTCAGGGCAAGTGACTGGCCGGAGGAATATCTCGGCCTGCCCGGGGACAACCTAAACCTCTACGCCGTAATGGACCTCTTCCAGAATTCGGAGACGCTCGAAGGTTTTGAGCGCAGCCTGAATGATCCTGAGAAAATGATCAACAACCTGGACCTGAACGGTGACAAATACGTTGACTACATAATGGTAACCGACTATGTTGACGGCGCCGACCACACCATTGTGATGAGTGTGGCCCTGAACGTCGAGGAATTCCAGGATGTAGCGGTCTTCACCGTTGAGAAGCTGCGTAACGGCGGCGTCCGGATCCAGCTGATCGGGGATGAAGCATTGTATGGCAAAAACTACATTGTAGAACCCGTCTATGCCGAAACCCCCAACCCCGGATACACCGGCTCGGTGGCTTCCAGCAAGGTCAATGTCGTATATACCGATTATTACGAGGTAGCATCCTGGCCCGTCGTACACTACATCTACCTGCCTGACTACGTGGTATGGCGTTCGGCCTGGTACTGGGGTTACTACCCGGTATACTGGGATCCCTGGACCCCCTACTATTGGCACTACTATTACGGTTACCACTATAACTGGTACAGCCACTACTACGCATACTACCGTCCCTGGAGTTATTACCGCTATGCCGGCTATCACAACTTTTACTACAGGCACCACCGCCACCATTCACCCACTGTGGTCGTTTGGGTAAACAACGGAAGCTACCGCAAAACCTACAACCGTCCCGACCTTGTGCAAGAAGGCCAAGCCGAATACAACAGGGTATCAGCCGTTCGCAACAGCCGGGGTTCGACCATTCCTTCAGGCACAAGCCGTGAAGGTACCAGCGGCAGCCGCGTCACCCGCGAATCGGCAAGCCCTGCACCAGCCACTGGCGCAGTAAGAGGCAGCAGCCCGGCAGTGACCCGCCCTGCAGCCACCAGCGTACCTGCTGAGCGGAAACCTGCAACGACTGCTCCCAGGGTGAGCACCCCCGCCAGCAGTGGTTCGTCCACCAAGCCTGCGGTACAGCCCACCAGGCCCAACAGCCCGGCCCCGGCAGTAACACCTGCCAGGACCCCCACGGCCCCCTCCAGGGTAAAACCGATTGAGCCAACCCGCAACAGCGCTCCTACGACCAGCCGTAACACCAGCAGCGTGTTCAGCAGCAGCAGAGGTAGCAGTACCAGCAGCACAGTATCTTCAAGCCGCGCCGCTGCCAGCCTTGCCATTACTTCAACCAGAACTACCACCAGCTCGGGCGAAGGCGGAAGCCGCTCAAATACTGGAAGAAGATAAGCGAGCACCCGATTCCCCTCTATATATCCCCGCGCAGCGTTCCAGATTATTGGAACGCTGCGCTTTTTGTATAGGAAGGTTCCAATGGCCTTATTTTTGATGATTACAGGTGGCAGGAGGGCGTATTATACATGCGGCCGATCTTTTACTTTCTAGTTTACAACATCTTAATGAAAAACCCCAATTTTTGGCATAACTTTTGTAATTGAATATGCAGAGATTCTAATCCTCAAAATCCTACAACTATGAAAAACCATATCATCACCTCGATCTTCGCCTTCTTCCTGATGGGAATGAGTGCGTTCGCGGCTCAGAGCTACCCCGAGGAATACCTCGGGCTGCCAGGTGACAACCTGAACCTCTATGCCGTAATGAATGTCTTCCAGGAATCAGAAACCATTGAAGCATTTGAAAGAAAACTCAATGATCCCGAAGCCGTGGTCAACAATCTTGACCTGAACAACGACGGCTACGTGGATTATATCATGGTCAACGATTATCAGTATGAAAACGGGACCGTGCACAACATCGTGCTGAGCGTTGCGCTCAACCAGAATGAGACCCAGGATGTGGCCGTCTTTGCCATTGAGAAAAAGCGCGACGGTTCAGTCATCGTACAGCTCATTGGCGATGAAGCCCTCTATGGTAAAAACTATATCATTGAACCCCAGTATGCTGAGACGCCCAATCCGGCCTATCGCGGCAGGGTGGTCAGCAGCCAGCCTACCGTTGTCCGGACCACCTATTATGAGGTAGCCTCCTGGCCTTTGATCGTATACATCAGCCGTCCCAGCTATGTCGTTTGGCGCACCCGCTGGTACTGGGGATATTATCCCAGCTACTGGAGCCCCTGGAACGTGCACTACTATCACTATTACTACGGCTACCATTACCACTGGCACAACCACTATTACAGCCATTACCGCCCATGGCGTCACTACCGCGTAAACCATTACCACAACTACTACTATACCAGTGTAAGGCGTTATTCGCCCTTGGTGGTTGTAAACATTAACCGCGGAGTTTATAAGGATACTTATAGTCGTCCTGAAACCCGCAGAGAGGGAGAAGCCCTTTATGCCCACAGGACCTCCAATTCAGGCAGGGTTGCCGGCAGTGGCCGCTCAGGCAATACGGTAAATAACAGGTCAGGCGCCGCCACCACTCGTGAGGCCGCAGTGAATACTCCCCGCGATGCCCGTGGGGAACGAGAAGCAAGCACTTCTAGTAGTGTCCGCAGCGCGGAACGTTCGCAAACCAATGCGAGCCGCCGTGAGGCCGCCACTGCCCCTGCACGTCAAACTGTTCGCACGCAGAACGAACGAAAGAATGCCCCTGCAGAGGCGGCCCCCGCTGCACCAGCTCAGCGTTCGCAGGCACCTGTACGTGCTGCCACCCGTCCTGCCTCCAGTCAGCGCGACAATGGTAACAGGACTTCCCCGGCGGTATCGAACCGCAGGTCTTCAACGCCCAACCGCAGCGCCGTTCAGCAGTCTTCGGGACAGCCTTCCTCTTCGAACCGCAGCACCCCTGCTAGGGTGTCAACGCGCCGTGCTTCCGAAGCTCCAAGGGTGCAACAAGCCGAACCTGCCCGTAACAACCGCAGCAGCGCCCCCAGGGTAAGTTCCTCCCCAAGCAGAAGCAACCGCTCGAGTGGCACCGTTCGCAATAGTGGTGGCTCCAACAACCGCCCCAGCGGAACCGTTCGCAGCACCAGCAGCCGCACCAACCGTTCCAGTGGCACTGTACGCAGCAGTGGTGGCAGCAGCCGCTCAAGTGGCTCTGTCCGGAGCAATAGCAGCCGCAGCAACCGCTCCAGTGGCACTGTCCGCAGCAGTGGTAGCAGCAGCTCAAAAAGCTCAAAAAACAATGAAAGATCGAGAAGATAAGAACAACATTAATTCCCCCTCCCTTGTTATTCCTGTCGCAGCGTTACCTGATGGTAGCGCTGCGATTTTTTTTGGACAAACTTGTCAAAGGAAAAATGGAAAAGGGGCGGGACAGAACAGCATGATAATCCAATGGCAATCCAACAGGATGTACGTTAAATTGGAAATCCCTTTTGCTATCGACAGGAAACTTTAAAAAGTTGCTGTTTAACCTGGCTTCGACAACCAAGCTTGTATATGCCAGCCAGGCTATTCTTCACTAAAGCCAAAATGATTAAAACCCCCTTCGCTGAATGCTTTCTGTTTCTTCCCTCTGACGGTCAATGGACTCACGCTTCTTACCAGTGAAGAACTGAAAATTGAATTTAATCCAGAAAGGTACCATCGACATGAGAATTTCACCAGTTGAATAATCAGAAAAAGCGAAGCTGTTTGTTTCAGAACCTTGGTAAACAAAACTTCCCGCAAAAGGAATGGCGCTGATTAGGCCAGCACGAAATCCCTTCCCAAAATCTTTTTCTAGTGACAAAAAATACAGAGCATTGCTAAACCGCGAGACTTGCAGTTCGGGTAATGGACTTGAATAATTGAATACCAGGCTGGCTGTAATCTCTCCGGGCAGCAAGGTATATGCAGAAACACTGGCTGACCATGCCATTTTACGATATGCAGTTAACCCGTTCTCCAGACCAAAGGTATTGGGTGCTGATTTTACTTCAAACATCCTGAGGACTGGGTTAATGCCAGTTTTTTTTCCCAAGCTGAAGGCCCCGGTTACTTGCATGCCGTATTGGCTGATGTTCCCCAGGTTAAAATTCCATGACTCAAGTATTCCCTCATTATTTAACCAGTTCAAGTGGCTGATCACTTCCTTTGATTGGCCGTAAAATACGCGGGTAGAAACATACTGGTTGCCAAACCTTATGGAATGTTCCAACTGGATGTTTTCTAGGCGAGCCGGCTTTAAAAAAGGATTGCCTGAATGCACTGAAAAAGGGTCGGTCACTGTCCTGGAGGGGTTGAGTTGAAAAAACCTGGGATACTTGATGGATTGCCTGTAGGATAAGCTGAGGTTCTGGCCTTTATTTAGCTGGAAGTTAACAGATGCGCCTGGCAACAAGGCAGTGAAAGCATGTTTTGGTTCATCGCTTTGACCAAGTTCAGATTTTTCAAGACGGACTCCGGCAAGGGCAGTAAACTTTTTCCCGTTATACCCTATGGTATTGTAAAGAGCAAAAGTGTTTTCGCCATAAGCAAAATCGCCAGTGGTCCGGTCAACCATTTTTTCATGCCTTGCATAGCCCCCGGCTTCATAGTTGAAAATTGCTGTTAGTGGCCTGCAGTAGTCGATTTTCAGGTTTAAAGCCAGATGGGAGGGGAGTGTCCGGTTTTGCTGATAATAGCCGATTTCCTCATTGGAGAAGGTATTATTGTTTTCACCTTTCAGGCTATAAATAATAAGGTCGGCAGTGAGTTCATGGCCACCTGTTTCGCTGAGAATATGTTTGAAAAACAATGAATTGTGAAAACCGTGATTAAGATCCTGGTCTTTTTTGTCGACACTCCACGATGCATTCTCCGAACCATTTAAAAACAACTCAGATTTCCCGCTGTATTCAAAGGAGAAAGGATTGTAATACCCGTAAAAATTAAGCTGGGTACGCTCGTTAACAAAATAATCCATTCCGTAATGAAAGCGATGCGACCATGTTTGCTGCTGAAGGTGGTTGCTGACGTTTATCCGTGTTATGTCATTGTTATCAAATAAGTTCCGCTGATAGGAATCCAATACCTTAAGATTTGTCAATTCGCCTGTGTAGGAAGCAAAAAAGTTTAATTTTCCTGAACCATATCGAAGGTTGTATTTCGGAAACAAGTATACTTCATTGCTACTGGTAGGGATCTCAAGGTAAACCTGGCCTTCAAAACCTGCATTCTTTTCTCTTATTAGCAGGATATTAATAACCCCGCTGGCGCTTCCATCGAAACGTGCGGAAGGCTGTGTGCTTACCTCGATCTTGTCGATTTGGCCAGCCGGAATCTGTGCAACAAAATCACGGTCGCGTTCCACCCCGTCAACCAGGATCTTGATCTGCTGGCTTCCTTCCAATGAAATGTTCTGACGAATATCCACACTAATTCCGGGCACCAGTTTCAGTAAATCCGTTCCGGTGTTTGAAGCGCTGAGCATGTTGCGATTCACCATATAGGTTGTTTTTTCGATTCCGCTAATGGCCTTAATCCGCTCGGCTGCCACAACAACTCCCTCAAGGTAAATTTCCTCCACAACAAGGTAAATGGTTCCAAGACAAAAGGTGGTATGCTTTTCTAGCGTTATATCTTTATAAACGGTCTCATAACCAAGGGCGCTGATTCGCAATTGGTAATTTCCCGGGCTATTGCATACTATTTCGAATTTTCCGGCCATATTCGTAGTTCCCCCACTAACCAGTGTTGAGCTTTCAGCTTCAATAAGCGCCAGGTTAGCAAAGGGAACGGCCTCACCACTCTGCTGCTCAATGATTTCTCCAGTAATGGTTCTGTTTGGTTGAGTTTTAAGCAGCGTAAAATTTGAAGCAATGATTTGTTCTGGTTGGGCCATTGCCTGAGAAAAGCTTAGTAAGGCCAGAGCCATAAAAATTTTCAGAGCACGTTTGAATGCGTGTGTTAATTTGGTTTTCATGTTTTTGTTTTTTGAAGAATGTCAAATCGACAATGCAAAGGTTCTTCTAGAAAACAAAACATGCAAATTATTGGTATATATAACAAAGATTTGGTGCCAGTGGTAAAGCTGATGGCAATACTTGTTACGAATGACAAAAATCTGGGATGAAGGGTTAGCTGATTTGCCCAAAAAGACGGTTGAAATCCTTCACTTTGTTTCGGGACACAGGGATTTCATTTTCAATCCCCGTAAGTTTCAGGTCATAGCCAAGCGCATTCCCTTTCCTTGATGTGACCTTTTTCAGGTTCACAATAAATGCCCTGTGGGTTCTGACGATGTATGGAATTTTCGCGAATTGATCCTCGATATTGGTGATTGAATTGCGAATCACCGCTTTTTGAACTTTTCCTTTCTTCCAAAGGAAAAATTTTACGTAATTCCCTTCGGATTCTGCGCAGATGAATTCGCTTGGGAAAAGCCACAGCTCTTCCTTCTTTAATTGGGATGTGATTAAAATCTCTTTCTCAGTAGCTTCCGCTTTTGCCTCTGCCTCTGCAGGTGCTGACGCAAACCAAAGCTGCTCGGCAGCAAACCAGTAACGCACATTGATCAGGAAAAAGAAACCCAGGGGTATGATAGCAATCAGGGATGCTTTTTTAAGGGAATCGAAAAATGTTGAAAAGTTCCAGCGATCGGCGGGCTCTTCAATAATGAAAGCTGCAAAGTAAATGGCTGTACCGAATCCGATAAGCAACAAAATGATTGCTGAAAGTTCCTTAAAAATAGTCCATTCCTGTTCATCAGAAAAAAAAGGAATGGTTTTCAACCCTTTTACTAGAATGAATGCCAGCAGGCCACCTGCCATCACATAGGCCAGCATGGTTAACTCAAATCCAAGGAATTTGCCTGGATGAGCGCCAAGGGGCTGATAAAGCAAAACAAAAATGAGCGATACAAGCGAGATAATCAGGGCACCTGTTAAGGGCTTTCTGATTACATAGTTCTGCGGAAAGTTACGGTTCAGCCAGTTTTTTATATGAAGCAGCATATTAATCTTCTCCCGGGATGATTCCTGGCAAATGC comes from Bacteroides sp. and encodes:
- a CDS encoding DUF922 domain-containing protein, yielding MRKLTAFFFLLLLLAFRGPSEPVISWEAGYRLSWEDFQGAIDPLRPIGVESVTQVIIDLRSRMENQEVKFTVSCLFEKNRSWTANTHSSYLLNHEQLHFDIAEVYARKLRKALAEIKGLNHKNFEPRVREVYRKVLNEHNDIQDQYDRETRHSQDKEKQVEWNEKVSLILEQTARYSNPTIILPLSGN
- a CDS encoding TonB-dependent receptor is translated as MKTKLTHAFKRALKIFMALALLSFSQAMAQPEQIIASNFTLLKTQPNRTITGEIIEQQSGEAVPFANLALIEAESSTLVSGGTTNMAGKFEIVCNSPGNYQLRISALGYETVYKDITLEKHTTFCLGTIYLVVEEIYLEGVVVAAERIKAISGIEKTTYMVNRNMLSASNTGTDLLKLVPGISVDIRQNISLEGSQQIKILVDGVERDRDFVAQIPAGQIDKIEVSTQPSARFDGSASGVINILLIREKNAGFEGQVYLEIPTSSNEVYLFPKYNLRYGSGKLNFFASYTGELTNLKVLDSYQRNLFDNNDITRINVSNHLQQQTWSHRFHYGMDYFVNERTQLNFYGYYNPFSFEYSGKSELFLNGSENASWSVDKKDQDLNHGFHNSLFFKHILSETGGHELTADLIIYSLKGENNNTFSNEEIGYYQQNRTLPSHLALNLKIDYCRPLTAIFNYEAGGYARHEKMVDRTTGDFAYGENTFALYNTIGYNGKKFTALAGVRLEKSELGQSDEPKHAFTALLPGASVNFQLNKGQNLSLSYRQSIKYPRFFQLNPSRTVTDPFSVHSGNPFLKPARLENIQLEHSIRFGNQYVSTRVFYGQSKEVISHLNWLNNEGILESWNFNLGNISQYGMQVTGAFSLGKKTGINPVLRMFEVKSAPNTFGLENGLTAYRKMAWSASVSAYTLLPGEITASLVFNYSSPLPELQVSRFSNALYFLSLEKDFGKGFRAGLISAIPFAGSFVYQGSETNSFAFSDYSTGEILMSMVPFWIKFNFQFFTGKKRESIDRQREETESIQRRGF
- a CDS encoding LytTR family DNA-binding domain-containing protein — translated: MLLHIKNWLNRNFPQNYVIRKPLTGALIISLVSLIFVLLYQPLGAHPGKFLGFELTMLAYVMAGGLLAFILVKGLKTIPFFSDEQEWTIFKELSAIILLLIGFGTAIYFAAFIIEEPADRWNFSTFFDSLKKASLIAIIPLGFFFLINVRYWFAAEQLWFASAPAEAEAKAEATEKEILITSQLKKEELWLFPSEFICAESEGNYVKFFLWKKGKVQKAVIRNSITNIEDQFAKIPYIVRTHRAFIVNLKKVTSRKGNALGYDLKLTGIENEIPVSRNKVKDFNRLFGQIS